A part of Rattus rattus isolate New Zealand chromosome 6, Rrattus_CSIRO_v1, whole genome shotgun sequence genomic DNA contains:
- the LOC116904164 gene encoding thymosin beta-10-like, giving the protein MADKRDMGEIASFHKVKLKKSETQEKNTLPTKETMEQEKRSEIS; this is encoded by the coding sequence ATGGCAGACAAGCGGGACATGGGGGAAATCGCCAGCTTCCATAAGGTCAAGCTGAAGAAATCAGAGACCCAGGAGAAGAACACCCTGCCGACCAAAGAAACCATGGAACAGGAAAAGAGGAGTGAAATCTCCTAA